tgagggcctgtgttattgatttcacAGGCCAATAGGACTAGTTTCTATCATTGgttgagtttgcctacaataatagctatcaacCTAGTATTCAGATAGCGCTGTAAATGGCTTTATACAgtaggcgatgtcgttctcctattggTTGGTTTAAGCCTattgaggctaggatgttgggTACGGATTTGGTTCGTGATGAtttagagaaggtgaagttgattcaggatcgccTTCGGACTGCACAGAGTAGGCAAAAGTTGTGTTAGATTGTTGACTTATTTGGGCATTATTTGATTAGATTCAAGTGGTTTGAAGActtgttctaaaggaaaagttgtgTTAGATTGTTGATTTTGTTCCAGAAAGAGGTAAGTATAGTGGTTAACCTTGATATAAAAAAATTAGGATGTAATTGGTCTATTTTCTACGTGATCTATGTATAGGGACGACATATATGCAAGGTGAGTTTTGCTATACTTGGTTTGTTATTGGGATTTTTCATATAAATTGCTAtgttagatcgggttgcatgctccAACGGTATTTATTATTGATAATtcgatcgggttgcatgctgcaacggtATTTATAATTGATATTGGGGTCGGTTACTGCCGCAATGGTAGTAGTTATTGTTGGCATTGATATTGGGATCAGGTTGTACGCTGCAATGAATATGATGTCTTATAATTATTCTTAGTTGTTGTTCTCCGCTATGGTGTTGCATTATAAGGTTGTGCCGTGATGTTATTTCTAGAAACCTTGTTATCTATTATCTTATTAATTTTATGACTTTACTCGTCTCTCTATTTTGCTGTTTTTGTCTGCGTATTAGTAGTACAGGTTCATAGTAACTGTCTTGTCatatcctcgtcactacctcgtcgaggctAGACTCGATACTTATGGAGTACATTGGATCGAttatactcatattacacttcttgtgcagagtCCGGTGTGGGTCCTAGCAGTATCTAGGGGGGGAGCATAGCTTGGTGACCAGGGAGACTCGAGGTAGTGCTGTTTTTCCGTGAGCAAACTCTGGAGTCATCTTCACTCTCATTATTGTTGTTTCCTTGTATTAGACAATATTATATTTCTATTCAGACTTTGTATATAGTATTTTTAGTAGATCATGTACTTCGTAATGCCAAATCTTGAGAGGTTGTGTAAACGACGTTTGTTTTTAAActtacatacatatatatatatatatatatatatatatatatatatatatatatatatatatatatatatatatatatatgttgttattatgtTGTTATTTGTTAGTTtagtttccttatttattttaagtgttggcttgcctaacaagcggtgttaggtgccatcacgatcctgtttgttaggattttgggtcatgactgTACAAATATTATATACTAATTATACATCGATTATATATTATTTATAGAGAGTATATGTTGTATAAATTCAGTGTATAATCATTATTACACCACGTATAGATGAATTTAAGTgtattcttcttttatttttttgttttaaatctatttttcaattttttacttttttgttgttgttagagGTGGGTAGGTTTTGGTTTCAATGGGGGACTTTGAAGAAACTGACAATAGATTGAGAAGATTTTTAGATCTAGAATATTTTTGATAGGTTATTTTCCTTAAAAGTTtgtgaattttgaaaagaaactgTGTGAAAAAGTTTTGAGCAGAGTCTCGTTCGATTTTGGTTGAGATGTTCTTTCCAGcgaaattttacttttttttggcTGGTTCAGCTTACAATTGTTGATTTTGTCATCTGGTTAGAAATTTTATAGCTAATTTTTGTTCAAGGTAGTTTAAGGCCAGCGAAAGAAATGTGATAGGTAGCGTCgcatttgttttttcaaaattaaaagtgtaaaagatattttcttttatttagtattttatgcAATATCTTTTAGCTTTTAAAGACAAAAAAGAAACTTATATTTTTCTATCCAAACTGAACAAAGCGTCAAACGAAATAAATCCAAACCTAAAGTAGAAAAATTAAATGGTaccaaatttaattttgatattgATACCAATATTTTGGAACAGATAGAATCATAGAAAAAGGAAATGTCTAAAAACCATACCAAACAACCAACACACACCCCTAATTAGAACCGAGGTAAAAAAAGGTACACAATCTAAAGGCATTCCCGTTATTCTCATCAAAGGAAATGGCAATTGGTACCATCGGAAACTTCTCATTCCCTGTATTTATTGCCTCTGgtcttttcattattcttacCCCTCTCAGTATTTGGCGTTAATCTCAGGCTTccatttctctcattttctctCTACATTTTCTCGTTCTCTCTTCATTAGATCCCTCTTTCAAAAGCTTCTTTCAGGTTATTCTTAATATTTCATCACTCATATATTCGTTATTGTGTTTGATTTATAGTGAACTAACTAATCTTATTAGAGTTTTGTGTTTTTAAACATAATTCAGTCTTCATATTACTTTTCTGTTGATTGGAGATACGTTTTTTTGGTTGATTTGTATCTATAATTCGATAAAAGTAGTGTTAAAATCAACATTTCTCTCTTTTTGGTGGAAATGTTTCGCAACATTTATCGCTTTCGGTGCTTCCATTTGATTTGAGGTTATTTGTTTCAGGTTTAGGCGTTCTTAGCTgcggattctttttttttttcggcGTCTTGATTGATGATGTGAATTTGTGTTGTTATATATTGATCTGAATATTAAATCAAGTTACCCTTCGATCTATGAATTGTATCAGAGCGGTTTGAATTGTGAATTTTAAATACGCAACAAATCCACTCCATTCATTCCACTTTATATGAGATATTCGATAGGACACAGagtttatgatgttattttgatttaTATACTGTGTTTGTGATAATGGaggaaaaattattaaaataatatttgaaaagtttgaaCAGCTTAATGAGTTTAAACGTGTTTTGCATTTAAATCTTCGAGTGGTAAAGATTGATAATAATGTCTGTGTTGTTGAAACAAGTAATATGGAGTAAGAGTTGAGATACTGgtgaaggaaaatgttttttgTCGGTAAGTGATTGAAGTCATTTCCCCCTTTTTAAGAAAATGTTTTTTGGTAACACAAAAACCAGGAAATGAATCTATCATGGAAAATATTTATCAGGAGTTGTTTTGCTTCTGAGGATGAGACAGCTGTTGTAGGATAAGATATCTTGGAACtttgcaaaaaaagaaaaagtaatatAAATTGGCGAGGCAGGAGTTTATACCCGTTTATCACTTGATGGATAAATCCAATTTATATTTGTTAATGTATTTGATTTTTATGATCTAGTGCACTTTTTTCAATAGAGATCATCAACAAGAAGGGGAAATGGGGCTAACATTCACCAAGCTTTTCAGCCGGCTTTTCGCCAAGAAGGAAATGCGAATTCTCATGGTTGGACTTGATGCAGCTGGTAAAACCACCATATTGTACAAGCTCAAGCTGGGGGAGATCGTCACTACTATTCCTACCATTGGTATGTACTTCAGTTAAATGTAGCTTTGTGATTACAAATTAACATTTTTATTTCCGTATAACTTTAAGAGCCGCATCTAAATTACCTCTGCTGCATAGCTTTAGAGTTTCATACATGTAAGCTATGGTTGGATATTTCTTTCCTCCAAAGAGAATCCACTATAGGATAACTAATGATTTTGTTGAATGTGTAGAATTTTAGACACAGAAGCATCTCAATTTTGAGAATCTGAATGTTAGCTTTCATTGTATAACTTGTTAAAAATGGCATATAGAAGGTACTTCttgaattaaataattattcagCATTAGCATCTTTAATCATAATCTGTTGACATTGGTTGTATATGGATATGGCGCTGCATCATCCTACttgtttttgtaatttttcttgcCTATTATCTTAAATGGTGGTCTACAAGGTTGACATTTCTTAATAGAATGAGGTAAATCTTTCGTTCTTTTGGTGATGAGCTGGAAGGAGGAAATAATTTATGTTTCTGTTGCATTTTTTTCGTGTTAGGATGAGCATATTGTCTGTAATTCTTAAAAAGCTTTTCTATAAATAGTTTAAATACACATAAAAGAGAGTAGTTTTTCTTgatggactaaaaaggaaagtatttGTTCCGTTTCTCCTTTGCTTTTGTTTACACAACCTAGGCGAAAATGTTGTTGTCAATAGTTAATCAATCCTGTTGTCAGCTTAATCCAAACTTTGTAATTGTATGCTTATAATATGTACTGCTTGTATGTGCTATCGGTCATAATTTCGGTGTTTGGCAAAGTAATAAAGtacttaaaataagttaaaaactgCTTAAAACAAGCCAAAAAGCAATAAGTTAGACCCCAACTTATTgctttttggcttaaaagctattTCTGCTGAAAAGCTACTTTTTTCAAGCCAATCCAAACAGACTCTTAATCTAAAGTCTGTAATTGTATGCTTATAATATGTACTGCTTGGATGTGCTATCAGTCATAATTGATAATTTGCAGGTTTCAATGTGGAAACTGTTGAGTACAAGAATATCAGCTTCACTGTTTGGGATGTTGGGGGTCAGGACAAGGTATTTATTGTCTTTAACTGTCTAAAGTCTTATAAGTTAACATAGCCTTCTCAAAAAGACTATAAGTTAACATAGAGTTTGATCTGAGTTTGGTCTTTGTTGTAATAAATGGGAAATGAGTCataatctttttccttttttatgatTGTTGAAATAAATCTTTCTTTTCTTGTCCTCTTTTTAATTTTCCCTTTTCCTAGACTTCTTTGTGTTTTCCTGGTAGCTCTCTTATGCCCGATATAGTGAGGCCTTCGATTCAACTACCTAACACATCCagcttgtttctttttctttgtcagATTCGTCCATTGTGGAGGCACTATTTCCAGAACACTCAGGGTCTCATTTTTGTGGTTGATAGCAATGACAGAGACCGTGTTGTTGAGGCAAGAGATGAGTTGCATAGGATGTTGAATGAGGTAATAATTCTCGTACCAttttttattactattatttttgcCGTGAAATGAGATTCAGCTTCTAAATCTTTAAGCTACATGGCAAGAAAAATTATGTGCCTGTTTTAATTGAATAGTACTGAAATGTTCTTGAGTTGCCTGTGATATTTCATATTTGTATATCATATATTGCGTGCCTAGTCTCTTGTCTACTAACTAGAGGAGGTAAAGCTCGTGCTACGCACGGGCCcaatattacaacaacaacaacaacaaacccagtgaaatCCTACAAGTAGAGTCTGAGGAGGGtaaagtgtacgcagaccttacccctaccttaggacgatagagaggctgttttcgaaagacccttgGCTCAAGAGAAATGAAAATGAAGCAGTAAACAGACAGTAGCAACAACAAGGTAATCAGACATGGGCGCAAATGAAGATACAGGCAATAACAGAGATCTAAGAATATGACACTATAAGAATAGAGACAATCTCGCCGGAAATAATGACACTGTGAAATAGCAAGGGGTTAGGAATAGGAAAATACAAGACTAGTACTAATACTACTGGGAAGGCTAGACGAAACTCTAGACTGCCTGTCAACCTACAAccttaattctcgacctccacaccctcctatcgagggtcatgtcctcggtgagCTGAAGTAgcgtcatgtcttgcctaatcacctcacccCAGTACTTTTTAGGCCTCCCTCTACCCCTCCTCTGGCCCGCCcaggtcaacctctcacacctcttaACCAGGGCATCAGggtctctcctcttcacatgtccgaaccatctcagcctcgattTCCGCAACTTATGTTCTACAGGAGCCACGCTCACCTTGTCCCTAATATGCTCGTTCCTAATCTTTTCTTTCCTGGTATGCCATGTCCACACATCCATTTCAACACCCTCATTTCCGCTACTTTTAACTTCTGGACCTGAGATTTCTTGATTGGCCAACATTCgtttccatacaacatggccgggtAGCCCTTCGTGACCCCTAACACTTCTCTAGCAGCTTCCCTAATGCAGTCCGCAGTCGTGGTCCACATACAACTCGCGTCCCCACTGCTCCTCCAGGCCCCTATAGCCAACAACTTCTCCCCTAATACCTGAACTTTGTCCTTAGTCAAGGTTCCCACTTGATCTTTGACCGTACACTGCTCTCTTATTCCTTTCTCTCTTAATCTCCAACTCCATTACCAAGAGCCTATGTTGGGTCGAAAGCCACTCACTCGGTATAACCTTGCAATTAGTGTATAAGCCTCTATTTCTCTTCTAAAAGCACGAGTTAGCAACTACCAAATTGAGTGCCTTGGCGAAGTCCAACAATGAGGTACCACCCTCGTTCCTAACTCCAAAACCGAACCCGCTGTGCACATTGCCGTATCCCCCAGCTGACTCCTCAATATGGCCATTACAATCACctcctatgaatagcttctcGGTGTGCGGGATACCTTTCACCACCTCCATCCAATTCCTCCCAGAACGGGCCCAATATTAAAAACCTAAAATTATTCTTGAGGTgttcaaatatttttaaataatcttttCAAGTGTTTAAGAGAAATTCTATAAAATATTTAAGTGTTTTACTGCTTAAGTGTGTATATTGGCTGATGGATATTGCAGGCCCAATAATTTATGTTATATTATCTTGTCAAAAACGTGTTACAAGATTTTTGCACACTCATTAAGAAAATCAGTTGATAATAGTAATTATAAGTATTTTTTGTTAACTAAAATTATCCCTAGCCCTTTTGCTCTCCACCTAATCAAGTTTGTGGTATAGCTGAAAGTAAAATATTTACAAATATGTTTAGGCACCTAGAGTTTTACCATGTATTGTTGTTTGTGACAATCGAAAAATGCTTCTTGTCAATATAGTTTACTCTTTGTCAGACTATCACAATATTTTAACTGCATAATATCATCCTATGCTATATTAAAATATACTACTATATGGTTGTGTGGAGTGAAGAGAGTGCTATATTAAATAATGCTCAAAGGGATTTTTTTGCAATATAGTCCGATATAAATATTTAACCAGGTGCTTTTCCACGAAACTAAGTAAATCGTTGATCAAATTGGAAAACACGGTTCAATATATTCTGTCTTATTTGTTTCACGAAACTAAGTAAATCGTTGATCAAATTGGAAAACATGGTTCaatattttttatcttatttgttttattttatatgatactCTTTTTCTTAATCTTTTCCAAAAAGACTGATATGTTTTTACTACTCTTTGATCGTTTTTATAATGGAAAAGATGGTTGAATCTTTCTACTATCTTTGTGTTATTATATTTTACACTCTTTCACTTTTACTTTTCTAAGAAAAGAATAATAATTTCTTATATGTAGGAACTCTTTAATTTAGACTTTTTCCGTTTTCTCTTAATGATGTTAATTAACCATAGAAATATCACGGCATGTTTATGACCCAAGTTCTAAAGGTACATTTAGTATATAcaaaaagtctttctttcttgCTTGAGCTCTACGTTCATTCAAATATGATTATGTAAATCCTCTTGgtaattaatactaaaatattCCCAAAGtgaagaaaattaattttttaaactgTATTTTCTATTCAAACGAATGTATGAAGAGAATATTTATCTCTCTTCTTTAATTGGAGTTTTGGAGTTTCTGTAACGTACATTATTCATAGAGAAGAAAGATTT
The nucleotide sequence above comes from Nicotiana tabacum cultivar K326 chromosome 12, ASM71507v2, whole genome shotgun sequence. Encoded proteins:
- the LOC107819113 gene encoding ADP-ribosylation factor 2 isoform X1, whose product is MGLTFTKLFSRLFAKKEMRILMVGLDAAGKTTILYKLKLGEIVTTIPTIGFNVETVEYKNISFTVWDVGGQDKIRPLWRHYFQNTQGLIFVVDSNDRDRVVEARDELHRMLNEDELRDAVLLVFANKQDLPNAMNAAEITDKLGLHSLRQRHWYIQSTCATSGEGLYEGLDWLSNNIANKS
- the LOC107819113 gene encoding ADP-ribosylation factor 2 isoform X2, translating into MRILMVGLDAAGKTTILYKLKLGEIVTTIPTIGFNVETVEYKNISFTVWDVGGQDKIRPLWRHYFQNTQGLIFVVDSNDRDRVVEARDELHRMLNEDELRDAVLLVFANKQDLPNAMNAAEITDKLGLHSLRQRHWYIQSTCATSGEGLYEGLDWLSNNIANKS